A genomic segment from Alteribacillus bidgolensis encodes:
- a CDS encoding antibiotic biosynthesis monooxygenase family protein: MYVVMNELHVPNEAKEAMKGRFGKSADNMKAVPGCLDFMFLEQDEENGKQVVFTKWESKQHYEDWLHSDAFKKAHQEKRESKDKGPASGSELKAFEVIHHL; the protein is encoded by the coding sequence ATGTATGTAGTAATGAACGAGCTTCACGTACCAAATGAAGCAAAAGAAGCAATGAAAGGTCGTTTTGGCAAAAGTGCTGACAATATGAAAGCCGTTCCGGGATGTTTGGATTTTATGTTTTTAGAACAAGATGAGGAAAACGGAAAACAAGTTGTTTTTACGAAGTGGGAATCAAAGCAGCATTATGAAGATTGGCTTCATAGTGATGCTTTTAAAAAGGCTCACCAGGAAAAAAGAGAGTCCAAAGATAAAGGCCCTGCTTCTGGAAGTGAATTAAAGGCCTTTGAAGTAATACATCATTTATAA
- the lepB gene encoding signal peptidase I, translating to MMNNLAREIWDWVKTFAVVIIIVLIVRTFFFANYMVHGESMMPTIENGERLIINKIGYEFSDPDRFDLVVFHANEESDYIKRIIGLPGDYIEYEDDTLYVNGEEQTEEYLTPFKNQMGEEDFTNDFTLEEITGETEVPEGKVFVLGDNRQNSMDSRQLGFIDMNEIVGKANIRYWPINEFTFMR from the coding sequence ATGATGAATAATTTAGCACGGGAAATTTGGGATTGGGTTAAGACGTTTGCCGTTGTTATTATTATCGTATTAATTGTACGTACTTTCTTTTTTGCCAATTATATGGTACATGGAGAGTCTATGATGCCGACAATTGAAAACGGTGAACGTTTAATAATTAATAAAATAGGCTATGAATTTTCGGACCCTGACCGTTTTGATCTGGTAGTGTTTCACGCAAATGAAGAAAGTGATTATATAAAACGAATTATCGGACTTCCAGGTGATTACATTGAATATGAAGATGACACCCTCTATGTTAATGGTGAAGAACAAACAGAAGAATACTTGACCCCTTTTAAAAATCAGATGGGAGAGGAAGATTTCACTAATGATTTTACATTAGAAGAAATTACTGGAGAGACGGAAGTACCTGAAGGAAAAGTATTTGTCCTGGGGGACAATAGACAAAACAGTATGGACAGCCGCCAGTTAGGTTTTATTGATATGAATGAAATTGTTGGAAA
- a CDS encoding B3/B4 domain-containing protein: MQLILSEDLLTMLPSCKLGIITYKNIVVDESPKMLKGRLEFFQEKIRTDLKQQSVLDYPGVREWHDTFKTAGIDPNRYRPSQEALFRRIEKGKTLPFIHSAADLNNFFSLQYEIPIGIYNFDTLSDYIKICIGKEGDSFEGLNGRKNNMNGKICTLDNDGVFGSPIVDSLRTKTDTNTINAVQIFYLKSSMNEREARELLQAASKMFTQLHSGEADTYILCKTEQEAKIT; this comes from the coding sequence ATGCAGCTAATTTTATCTGAAGATTTATTGACGATGTTACCATCATGCAAGTTGGGTATTATTACTTATAAAAACATAGTTGTAGATGAATCTCCTAAAATGCTGAAAGGCAGATTAGAATTTTTTCAGGAAAAAATCCGTACAGATCTAAAGCAGCAATCTGTGTTAGATTATCCAGGCGTTCGTGAGTGGCACGATACGTTTAAAACAGCAGGAATAGATCCAAATCGTTACCGTCCTTCCCAAGAAGCATTATTTCGAAGGATAGAAAAAGGGAAAACTCTTCCGTTTATACATTCAGCAGCCGATTTGAATAACTTTTTTTCCTTGCAATACGAAATACCAATAGGAATCTATAACTTTGATACCTTAAGTGATTATATCAAAATTTGTATTGGAAAAGAAGGTGATTCCTTCGAAGGGTTAAATGGAAGAAAGAATAATATGAATGGGAAGATTTGTACGTTAGATAACGATGGAGTATTTGGCAGTCCTATTGTCGATTCTTTACGTACAAAAACAGATACGAACACTATTAATGCTGTACAAATTTTTTATTTAAAGTCTTCTATGAACGAAAGAGAAGCAAGGGAACTATTGCAAGCAGCTTCAAAAATGTTCACTCAACTTCATAGCGGAGAAGCAGATACGTATATTTTATGCAAAACAGAACAAGAAGCAAAAATAACTTAA
- a CDS encoding alpha/beta hydrolase, translating into MKKWILIVSGSLVVIFFTIILCGGHYLYSESVKRGVEVELYRGAETVSEPAAGESTFQDTDWLNNQNMQTLTINTFDNLILKADFIENTSNTGRVVLLAHGYRKQKESIQDIAGLYHSLGYEILMPDARGHGESEGDYIGYGWHDRLDFQQWIELLMEKHEAKEILLHGESMGASLVLMLSGEDLPDEVKGIIADSGYTTVKEELTHQLKHLYGLPSFPLLDVASFITQFRHGYTFKEASSIEQVQKNTRPLFIIHGEDDELVPTEMALRIYEAASGDKELWIVPDTGHIKAYHTEPQEFKERLKEFITAAVEE; encoded by the coding sequence ATGAAAAAGTGGATCCTCATTGTCTCAGGAAGTTTAGTTGTGATCTTTTTTACGATTATACTTTGTGGAGGACATTATCTTTACAGCGAAAGCGTGAAGCGAGGAGTAGAAGTGGAGTTATATAGAGGTGCGGAAACAGTATCGGAACCTGCTGCTGGTGAGAGTACTTTTCAGGATACAGATTGGCTGAATAACCAGAATATGCAAACACTTACGATTAACACTTTTGATAATTTGATATTAAAAGCTGATTTTATTGAAAATACGTCTAACACCGGAAGGGTTGTCTTACTTGCTCATGGTTATAGAAAACAGAAAGAGAGCATTCAAGATATTGCAGGACTGTATCATAGCTTGGGCTATGAAATATTAATGCCTGACGCTCGCGGTCATGGTGAAAGCGAAGGTGATTATATTGGATACGGGTGGCATGACCGTCTTGATTTTCAACAGTGGATAGAACTTTTAATGGAAAAACACGAGGCAAAAGAAATACTTTTACACGGAGAATCTATGGGTGCATCTCTTGTTCTAATGTTAAGTGGGGAAGACCTTCCTGATGAAGTGAAAGGTATCATTGCAGACAGCGGTTACACGACTGTAAAGGAAGAACTTACACATCAATTAAAACATCTTTATGGCCTGCCTTCCTTTCCACTGCTTGATGTGGCTAGTTTCATTACACAGTTCAGGCACGGATACACATTTAAGGAGGCATCCTCTATTGAGCAAGTACAAAAAAATACACGCCCCTTATTCATAATACACGGGGAAGATGATGAACTCGTTCCAACAGAAATGGCTTTACGTATTTATGAAGCTGCCAGCGGTGACAAAGAGCTATGGATTGTACCTGATACTGGTCACATAAAAGCTTATCATACCGAACCGCAGGAATTTAAAGAGCGGCTGAAGGAATTTATTACTGCTGCTGTAGAGGAATAG
- a CDS encoding PrkA family serine protein kinase, whose amino-acid sequence MSIIDKIRQSREEEENLKWRGTFREYLELVKENPHIAQTAHSRVYNMIKDAGVTERDSTKMYEFFGKEIYGLEDSLEKLVEEYFHSAARRLDVRKRILLLMGPVSGGKSTIVTLLKRGLEQYTRTDAGAVYAIEGCPMHEDPLHLIPGHLRKEFYDEYGIRVEGHLSPLNMMRLEKEYGGNIEDVMVERIFFSEDRRVGIGTFSPSDPKSQDIADLTGSIDFSTIAEYGSESDPRAYRFDGELNKANRGMMEFQEMLKCDEKFLWHLLSLTQEGNFKAGRFALISADELIVAHTNEAEYKSFISNKKNEALHSRIIVMNIPYNLSVTNEERIYEKMIRESDMAHVHIAPHALRTAAVFSVLTRLKDPKKQSVDLVKKMRLYDGEELEGFKEQDVVELKNEYQDEGMDGIDPRYVINRISSAIIRKDVASINALDVLRSLKEGLDQHASISKEDKERYLDFISVARKEYDEAAKKEVQKAFVYSYEESAKTLMDNYLDNVEAYCNKNKLTDPLTGEEMSPDEKLMRSIEEQIGISENAKRAFREEILIRISAYARKGKRFDYNSHERLREAIQKKLFADLKDVVKITTSTKTPDESQLKKINDVIARLIDEHGYNSVSANELLRYVGSLLNR is encoded by the coding sequence TTGAGTATTATTGATAAAATACGTCAGTCTCGAGAAGAAGAAGAAAACTTAAAGTGGCGTGGAACTTTTAGGGAATATTTAGAGTTAGTGAAAGAAAATCCTCATATTGCTCAGACTGCTCATTCAAGGGTATATAATATGATAAAGGATGCAGGTGTAACAGAAAGAGACAGCACAAAAATGTACGAGTTTTTTGGAAAAGAAATTTACGGTTTAGAGGATTCCTTAGAAAAATTAGTAGAAGAATATTTTCACTCTGCTGCGCGCAGGCTCGATGTTAGGAAAAGAATTTTACTTTTAATGGGGCCGGTGAGCGGAGGTAAGTCAACGATTGTTACTTTACTAAAGCGAGGGTTAGAACAATACACGAGAACGGATGCAGGTGCTGTTTATGCAATCGAAGGCTGTCCGATGCATGAAGACCCCCTCCATTTAATACCAGGTCATCTTAGAAAAGAATTTTATGATGAATATGGAATTCGCGTAGAAGGCCATCTTTCCCCATTAAATATGATGAGGCTTGAAAAAGAGTATGGTGGAAATATAGAAGACGTCATGGTTGAAAGAATATTTTTCTCAGAAGACAGAAGAGTAGGGATAGGAACATTTAGTCCGTCTGATCCTAAATCACAAGATATTGCAGATTTAACCGGCAGCATTGATTTTTCAACGATCGCTGAATATGGGTCAGAGTCAGATCCTAGGGCTTATAGGTTTGATGGCGAATTAAATAAAGCAAACAGGGGTATGATGGAATTTCAAGAAATGCTTAAGTGTGACGAGAAATTTTTGTGGCACTTGTTATCTTTAACTCAGGAAGGAAATTTTAAAGCTGGACGTTTTGCCCTCATAAGTGCGGATGAACTCATTGTAGCTCATACGAATGAAGCCGAATATAAATCATTTATTTCAAACAAAAAGAATGAAGCACTTCACTCACGGATCATCGTTATGAATATTCCGTATAATTTAAGTGTTACAAATGAAGAACGAATTTATGAAAAAATGATTAGAGAAAGTGATATGGCTCATGTGCATATTGCACCACACGCCTTACGGACAGCAGCGGTATTTTCTGTTTTAACCAGGTTAAAGGATCCAAAAAAACAAAGTGTAGATCTCGTGAAAAAGATGCGTTTATATGACGGGGAAGAACTTGAAGGTTTTAAAGAACAAGACGTGGTAGAATTGAAAAATGAATATCAAGATGAAGGCATGGATGGAATAGATCCGAGGTATGTTATAAATCGTATTTCATCTGCGATTATACGTAAAGATGTTGCTTCTATAAATGCCCTGGATGTTCTTCGTTCATTAAAAGAGGGACTCGATCAGCATGCATCTATATCGAAAGAAGATAAGGAAAGGTATTTAGATTTTATTTCGGTTGCGAGAAAAGAGTACGATGAAGCAGCTAAGAAAGAAGTCCAAAAAGCATTTGTTTATTCTTATGAGGAATCAGCCAAGACATTAATGGATAATTATCTAGATAATGTAGAAGCGTATTGTAATAAAAATAAATTAACAGATCCGTTAACTGGGGAAGAAATGAGCCCTGATGAAAAGCTGATGCGTTCCATTGAAGAACAAATTGGTATCTCTGAGAATGCAAAAAGAGCGTTCCGTGAAGAAATCTTAATTCGAATTTCCGCTTATGCACGAAAAGGGAAAAGGTTTGATTACAACTCTCATGAACGTTTAAGAGAAGCAATACAAAAGAAATTATTTGCAGATCTAAAAGATGTAGTAAAGATAACGACGTCTACAAAAACACCAGATGAATCTCAATTGAAGAAAATTAATGATGTGATTGCCAGACTAATTGATGAGCATGGGTATAATTCAGTATCTGCAAATGAATTGCTGCGCTACGTGGGAAGTCTGTTGAATCGTTAG
- a CDS encoding transglycosylase domain-containing protein, whose amino-acid sequence MKTSTGYVFIMFLMIVFIILLSSTMHQANNVKSVETVLENEVHIDSIKIPQNSYIYDKNGERFSTLKLEENRKYIDYEDIPELVIQAFLSTEDQQFYEHKGVDISSIVRALIVNAKSNNIEEGASTLTQQVVRNIYLSHEQTYNRKLSEVLYSYQLEKEYSKNDILELYINTIYFHNSIYGFETASQTYFGKSSKELTLAELSFLAAVPANPSHYDPLTNKENTHLRQQWILNKMVEAEAITEKDREKALLQDVEINFTEPSEYYSDYAHYIEHELKQLIASKEGYQQKMETADEKKKGTIQKELNKRVNEILQSGVHIVTSMDPVIQEQAAANLNDKLKRWNVQGAAVIIDHAKNSIAAMSGGKDYQKYDFNRAFQAFRQPGSTIKPLLVFGPYMDQTKTSLKAHISTDQFCRNGYCPSNAEGGYYGSTTIKNAFAQSYNTAAVRLFDQVGIPTAFSYLEKFGFSQIQPEDYSHPAAIGGFSHGMSPLELTRAYTVFSNDGHFTKARGIKQVKDNNGNILYEWKNNSEPIWEKETNDKLRTMLQKAVTDGTGQYANISGDNIGGKTGTTNNTFDLWFVGYNDRFTTGVWIGQDTPATLQHLQSSRPHLGLWKDIVSQLPQ is encoded by the coding sequence ATGAAAACATCAACTGGATACGTATTTATAATGTTTTTAATGATAGTTTTTATAATCTTACTTAGCAGCACGATGCATCAAGCAAATAATGTTAAGAGTGTAGAAACAGTGCTAGAAAACGAAGTACACATAGACAGCATCAAAATTCCGCAGAATAGTTATATTTATGATAAAAACGGTGAACGTTTTTCTACACTTAAATTGGAAGAAAACCGTAAATATATTGATTACGAGGACATTCCAGAACTTGTCATCCAAGCCTTTTTATCTACCGAAGATCAACAGTTCTACGAACATAAAGGGGTGGATATATCGTCCATTGTTCGGGCGCTTATTGTAAATGCTAAGTCTAATAATATAGAAGAAGGAGCGAGTACCTTAACACAGCAGGTTGTCAGAAACATATATCTTTCTCATGAACAAACGTACAATCGTAAACTCAGTGAAGTGCTTTACTCCTACCAGCTTGAAAAAGAGTATTCAAAGAATGATATTCTAGAGCTTTACATTAATACGATTTATTTTCATAACAGTATTTACGGGTTTGAAACAGCAAGTCAAACATATTTCGGCAAATCAAGTAAGGAACTGACCCTTGCTGAGCTATCATTTCTAGCCGCTGTACCAGCAAACCCCAGTCATTATGATCCTTTAACTAATAAAGAAAACACTCATTTGCGGCAGCAATGGATTCTAAATAAAATGGTGGAAGCAGAAGCGATTACAGAAAAAGATAGGGAAAAAGCTTTATTGCAGGATGTAGAAATCAATTTTACTGAACCATCAGAGTATTATTCTGATTATGCGCACTATATTGAACACGAATTAAAACAACTGATAGCATCTAAAGAAGGGTATCAACAAAAAATGGAGACAGCTGATGAGAAGAAAAAAGGAACTATTCAAAAGGAATTAAACAAGAGAGTAAATGAAATCCTTCAGTCAGGTGTACACATAGTAACATCTATGGATCCCGTTATTCAAGAACAGGCTGCAGCTAATCTCAATGACAAATTAAAACGATGGAACGTACAAGGAGCAGCTGTAATTATTGATCATGCCAAAAACAGCATAGCAGCTATGAGCGGAGGCAAAGACTATCAAAAATACGATTTCAACCGTGCTTTTCAAGCGTTTCGCCAGCCTGGTTCCACAATTAAACCGCTCCTCGTATTCGGCCCTTATATGGATCAAACCAAAACAAGCTTGAAAGCACATATAAGTACAGACCAGTTCTGCCGCAACGGATACTGCCCTTCTAACGCAGAAGGTGGTTATTACGGCAGTACGACAATAAAAAATGCTTTCGCTCAATCTTACAACACCGCTGCTGTTAGACTGTTTGACCAAGTAGGTATTCCTACAGCTTTTTCTTACCTAGAAAAATTTGGTTTTTCCCAAATTCAACCTGAAGATTATTCACATCCAGCTGCAATAGGTGGATTTTCTCATGGAATGAGTCCTTTAGAGTTAACAAGGGCCTACACTGTTTTTTCTAATGATGGCCATTTCACTAAAGCTAGAGGCATTAAACAGGTTAAAGATAATAATGGAAATATTTTATATGAATGGAAAAACAACTCTGAACCCATTTGGGAGAAAGAAACAAATGACAAACTTAGAACGATGCTGCAAAAAGCAGTCACCGATGGAACAGGCCAATATGCAAACATATCAGGAGATAACATCGGGGGTAAAACAGGTACTACCAATAATACGTTTGATTTGTGGTTTGTTGGTTATAACGATCGTTTTACTACAGGAGTATGGATTGGACAAGATACCCCTGCAACTTTGCAGCATTTACAGTCCTCACGCCCTCATTTAGGCTTGTGGAAAGACATAGTATCACAGCTTCCTCAATAA
- a CDS encoding methylated-DNA--[protein]-cysteine S-methyltransferase: MPGGKFIYYANYSSAIGPLTLAATDNGICSLQFGETKNMLPIINAWIRKQNICGKLIEDKAALNEAMVQLEEYFTHKRKIFDLHLDLYGTPFQKLVWEALQHIPYGETRSYKQIAADIGAPKAVRAIGSANNKNPLPIFLPCHRVIGSNGNMVGYGGGLDKKMYLLQVEGALEKISS; the protein is encoded by the coding sequence ATGCCGGGAGGAAAGTTTATTTACTATGCTAATTACAGCAGTGCAATCGGCCCATTAACATTAGCTGCAACAGATAACGGAATTTGCTCTTTACAGTTCGGTGAAACAAAAAACATGCTGCCCATTATTAATGCTTGGATACGAAAACAAAATATATGTGGAAAACTCATAGAAGATAAAGCAGCATTAAATGAGGCAATGGTTCAATTGGAAGAGTATTTTACTCATAAAAGGAAAATCTTTGATCTCCATCTAGATTTATATGGCACCCCTTTTCAAAAATTAGTCTGGGAAGCTCTACAGCATATACCGTATGGCGAGACCCGGTCATATAAACAAATAGCAGCAGATATTGGGGCTCCAAAAGCTGTTCGAGCCATTGGTTCGGCTAATAATAAAAATCCACTTCCTATTTTTCTTCCTTGTCATCGGGTTATAGGCAGCAACGGAAACATGGTCGGTTATGGCGGGGGTTTGGACAAAAAAATGTATTTGTTGCAAGTTGAAGGGGCATTAGAAAAAATCTCTTCATAG
- the trmL gene encoding tRNA (uridine(34)/cytosine(34)/5-carboxymethylaminomethyluridine(34)-2'-O)-methyltransferase TrmL, whose translation MSIHVVLYQPEIPANTGNIARTCAGTGTHLHLIRPLGFSTDDKMLKRAGCDYWPNVEIHYYDSLDELFECYIKGEFYFIETLGRKPYSTFSFEDPKTDYFFVFGKETSGLPENITSKNVDRCLRIPQNNHIRSLNLSNTAAILVYEALRQQNFPALY comes from the coding sequence ATGAGTATTCATGTTGTATTATATCAGCCAGAGATTCCTGCAAATACAGGAAATATTGCTAGAACTTGTGCAGGTACAGGCACACATTTACACTTAATTAGACCGCTTGGCTTTTCTACAGATGATAAAATGTTAAAACGAGCGGGCTGTGATTACTGGCCAAACGTAGAGATTCATTATTATGATTCCCTAGATGAACTCTTTGAGTGCTACATTAAAGGTGAATTTTATTTTATTGAAACTCTTGGGAGAAAACCATATAGTACGTTTTCTTTTGAAGATCCGAAAACGGATTATTTTTTTGTTTTCGGTAAAGAAACGAGTGGCCTGCCAGAAAATATTACATCTAAAAATGTGGATAGATGTCTGCGTATCCCTCAAAATAATCATATACGCTCCCTAAATTTATCTAATACTGCTGCGATTCTTGTATATGAAGCATTACGACAGCAAAATTTCCCAGCGTTGTATTAA
- the queG gene encoding tRNA epoxyqueuosine(34) reductase QueG — MTGAQLKEKIMAYSKDIGIDKIGFASADPFLSLKDRLHEQQRLNYQSGFEEKDIEKRVTPAKLLPEAKTIVAIALAYPSKMKNPPKSTKGDRRGVFCRASWGEDYHRVLKDRLQKLEEYMLELVPGARCQSMVDTGELSDRAVAERAGIGWSGKNCAIITPEFGSYVYLGEMVTTISLPPDNPITEQCGTCNKCVDACPTGALVQGGQLDSNKCIAYLTQTKDFLPERYRKKLGNRLYGCDTCQQVCPENKGMDFHHQEEFEPDPDTVKPKLLPLLELSNKEFKQKYGRLAGSWRGKKPIQRNAIIALGHFKAEESIETLDQLLNNDPRPVIRGTAAWSLGQINTKRTITLLEKAKGYETEGEVLKEIENALNQIAEDQMLSSK, encoded by the coding sequence ATGACAGGGGCCCAGCTCAAAGAGAAGATTATGGCATATAGTAAAGATATCGGTATCGATAAGATTGGTTTTGCGTCAGCTGATCCATTTTTGTCATTAAAAGATCGGCTGCATGAACAACAACGATTAAATTATCAATCCGGTTTTGAAGAAAAAGACATTGAAAAAAGAGTTACACCTGCCAAATTACTTCCAGAAGCAAAGACAATAGTTGCTATCGCACTAGCTTATCCTTCAAAGATGAAGAATCCGCCAAAAAGTACAAAGGGAGATAGACGCGGAGTTTTTTGCAGAGCATCCTGGGGGGAAGATTATCACCGAGTACTAAAGGACCGACTCCAAAAATTAGAGGAATACATGTTGGAGCTTGTTCCTGGGGCCAGATGTCAATCAATGGTAGATACAGGGGAATTATCTGATCGTGCTGTTGCTGAAAGGGCTGGTATAGGATGGAGCGGTAAAAATTGTGCCATTATCACTCCAGAGTTTGGTTCTTATGTATACCTAGGGGAAATGGTCACGACTATTTCGCTTCCTCCTGATAACCCAATTACAGAACAGTGCGGTACGTGCAATAAATGTGTGGATGCTTGTCCAACTGGAGCTTTGGTTCAGGGAGGGCAATTAGACTCTAATAAATGTATTGCTTATCTAACACAAACGAAAGATTTTTTACCAGAAAGATACCGAAAAAAGCTAGGTAACCGATTATACGGTTGTGATACATGCCAGCAAGTATGTCCTGAAAATAAAGGAATGGACTTTCATCACCAAGAAGAGTTTGAACCTGATCCAGATACTGTAAAACCGAAATTACTCCCGCTTTTAGAATTAAGTAACAAAGAGTTCAAACAAAAGTATGGACGTCTTGCAGGGTCATGGCGTGGTAAAAAACCGATTCAGCGTAATGCTATTATTGCACTTGGCCACTTTAAAGCTGAAGAGTCGATCGAGACATTAGATCAATTGCTAAACAATGATCCAAGACCTGTAATACGAGGCACTGCAGCTTGGTCACTTGGTCAGATTAATACGAAAAGAACAATAACTTTATTAGAAAAAGCGAAGGGATACGAGACAGAGGGTGAAGTTTTGAAAGAAATTGAGAATGCTCTTAATCAAATAGCGGAAGATCAAATGTTATCCTCTAAATAA
- a CDS encoding DUF5366 family protein: MKNTYLTSHFPLFSILLFSISLSIYMENIIIEWLSDIGLYTGMLEFFSETGIKLTLLFLLTLFYFMVFAALKLIADTMMELSLLFFSKDEEGNELRKIRGGTWIYLIASCCSLLFITFPAGIGASFLLATVIYFIYFVYNVSESMSGTGLFGMIFFHISFWCVFVLAVIYAAIRLYNSIINSLLI; encoded by the coding sequence ATGAAAAATACATATTTAACAAGTCATTTTCCTTTGTTTTCAATCTTGCTGTTCAGTATTTCACTATCTATCTACATGGAAAATATAATTATTGAATGGCTTTCAGATATTGGTTTATATACCGGGATGCTGGAATTTTTCTCTGAAACCGGTATAAAATTAACGCTGCTGTTTTTATTAACTTTATTTTATTTTATGGTATTTGCTGCGTTAAAGTTAATTGCCGATACTATGATGGAGTTGTCTTTATTGTTTTTTTCTAAAGATGAAGAAGGAAATGAACTTCGTAAAATTCGTGGCGGAACATGGATTTACTTAATAGCGAGTTGTTGTTCTCTTTTATTTATAACCTTTCCCGCTGGAATAGGGGCTAGCTTTTTACTGGCAACCGTTATTTACTTCATTTATTTTGTGTATAATGTATCAGAATCCATGTCTGGTACAGGATTGTTTGGAATGATTTTTTTCCATATTAGTTTTTGGTGTGTTTTTGTGCTGGCTGTAATTTATGCAGCTATAAGGCTTTATAATAGTATTATTAATAGTCTTCTTATATAA
- a CDS encoding amidase domain-containing protein, which produces MRRNWDKALYSHIQEWINFQLGNVQTRPKKLAPQEIEMLYRFRQSLQTRGAALLKMNASVHPYRVQKSGKQENITYQLFYTRLYKIGEKYHLEEHLLKRFAKTHDGNIIIDQLIHEESPVEPEWNTTNEEEEDKRSFEYDRRAAVQYAERWWNDYNPEYKKFTNNCTNFISQCLRAGKAPMRGMPNRGRGWWYGKSNWSYSWAVAHSFRWYLSGSTSGLTAVEAEDIKDLGLGDVICYDFNGDGNWQHSTIVTGFDGNNEPLVNAQTENSRARYWKYEDSTAWTPNIKYKFFRIG; this is translated from the coding sequence ATGAGAAGAAATTGGGACAAAGCCCTATATTCTCATATACAAGAATGGATAAACTTTCAATTAGGAAACGTACAGACTAGACCCAAAAAACTCGCACCACAAGAGATTGAAATGCTTTATCGCTTTAGACAATCATTACAAACAAGAGGGGCTGCCCTGCTTAAAATGAATGCTTCCGTTCACCCTTACAGGGTTCAAAAGAGTGGTAAACAAGAAAATATAACATATCAGCTTTTCTACACCAGACTATATAAGATTGGCGAGAAGTATCACTTAGAAGAACATTTGCTAAAACGGTTTGCCAAAACACATGATGGTAATATTATTATAGATCAATTGATCCATGAAGAATCTCCAGTCGAACCGGAATGGAACACGACAAATGAAGAAGAAGAAGATAAAAGATCATTTGAGTACGATCGCCGGGCAGCTGTACAATATGCGGAACGTTGGTGGAATGATTATAATCCCGAGTATAAAAAATTCACCAATAATTGTACGAATTTTATTTCGCAATGTTTGCGTGCTGGAAAGGCACCTATGCGCGGGATGCCTAATAGAGGGAGGGGATGGTGGTATGGGAAAAGTAATTGGAGTTATAGCTGGGCTGTTGCTCATTCATTCCGCTGGTATTTGAGCGGATCCACCAGTGGCTTGACAGCTGTAGAAGCAGAGGATATAAAAGATTTAGGACTTGGTGATGTTATCTGCTATGATTTCAATGGGGATGGAAATTGGCAGCACAGTACAATAGTGACAGGATTTGATGGCAATAATGAACCACTGGTTAATGCTCAAACAGAAAACAGCAGAGCAAGGTATTGGAAATATGAAGATTCCACTGCTTGGACACCAAATATAAAATATAAATTTTTTCGTATCGGATAA